In the Panthera uncia isolate 11264 chromosome B1, Puncia_PCG_1.0, whole genome shotgun sequence genome, gaaaaaaggaacaaataccAGTGCAGCATGGtcccagagcctgactctggcTGCCACCCACACAACTGAGAGCACTTTAGTGCAAGCATGAAGACCGTGTCTGCCCTATGTATATGTGCCTGTAGGACGGAGGCTAGGCCACCAACTTCACTTCTCAGATGCTCTCAATGTAAACATGAAGAGCTCAGAGGGAATGCTTCCTAAAGGAATTGGAAGAGGTGTCTTCCCACATTTCTAACTTGGAATAAATACTGTAACCCTATTTGCTTCTCGAAAGAAAGCTTCAGTCTTGGTTCCAAGTTTTCTATGATTGATATTACCatattactattactactactactactaaataataataataatacttattataTTCCAAGATTAGCATTTCTAATTATcttgtaaatttttgttttcttaggaaGAAGCAACAAGTAAAAAGTTGCTTGCCTTTTCAAAGCAGAAAAGGGTAAAAAGTAGTAATGAAGTTGATAAAACACTTTCATTGGTTGCAAATTAACCAGTAATAAAGCACACAGTTTTACAATAATAGATTTTCCACAATGCCCTCTCCCTAGATTCTttcataaaaagagagagaaaagagaggaagagaggaaagaaggaaggaggaaggaaagaagagggaggaaggaaggaaggaaggaaggaaggaagggaggaaggaaggaaggaaaaaatgaaattcttattATAGCTAAGACTCAAATTACATCACCCCAGCACAGCAAAACCTCTTTTGAAATATCTGCTTCTCTATAGGATATACACCTCAGTCTTGCTAAGAATGCAAATTTGGAACTTTAAAACCTTTTGGGAACTTCacaaactagagaaaagaaacagggCAGATTTGCATCCTTTCTTTCCATTACACCATACCATCAAGaatatattctataataattTCCTTCAGGCAATCTCATTCCCagttttcacagttttttttttccaagggagCAAAACAGACCCACACTTTCTTTACCTAACGCTAGCCTGAAGAATGTACTGaattctattgatttttctctctttgaacACAAGCTCATTAACCTGAAACACTAAGGGGATAACTATATTTCACTGAGCTCTAACTGAGTGTCTGAAAACAAAAAGATCCCAAGACAGTGATACAGCCCTCTCCCtaggattcctttttttccaccCCTGCAAAAATTCAGCTACAGAAGCTGTGACATTGATTCCATAACCCTAAAGACTTTCGCATAAGTTAGAAGAAGCTTTCTTtaaattcatccttttttattgTAGTGTTTAACAAAATCAAGGTTCCTGTCTTTCCACCAAATTCAACATTCTTCCAAGCTACAGGGGGTGGGTAAATGTTAACATCAAACAGCAATGCTGTTGCCCCAGCAAGCTTCACTGCCTCCTCTCAGCTAAGCGAGCTAGGGCTCCACTAAGGAACTATCTTGGATATATGGAAATGAGGCCTTCCTAAAACCCTCCAGGGACTCTCTCCAGAAGGAAAAAGCGATCAGGAAAAAATTAGACAACACAGACATCAGAAGCAGCCTTTTAGACAAGTCTCTTCAAGAAGCCATAGGAGTGGGGCTgcatttctttaatctttctaATCCAAAAGAATGAGAGATGTgaccccataaataaataaataaataaatagcagctATTTTACCCAAGAAACCAATATAACAATTTTGTGGTCTTGACTTTTGAGATCTCTGGTGAGATCAGATGATCTGTACCCTTCCATTCAAGGCAACAGACGTCTTcaaactgttttttaatttgatttatccTTTGAAACAGAAAGTGCATTACATTTAACTGGTCTTGCAAAGGGGGTTCTCTTCTCTTTACAAACCGAATTccttatataaattaataaaggtTAAAGATGCTAATATATCACCATTattagcttaaaaaagaaaacaatatacatAGTCTATAGTATTCTTATGATACAAAACACTTCAAATTCAATTACAGCAACTAAATGGATTTTTTGTTTCTGACCCAGAGCAGTTGTAACAATTCCCACCATCTACTTTAACACGCATTTTTATCAGaaaggaattaaattaaatacaagcTATTgtagcccctccctccccaataCTTTCTTTAAATCACTAATAAATAGCAACAAACGACTGTGCAATttcagagaggaacagagagacaggtcTGAGGCCTTCCCTGGTTCCACGTCTTCTACGTcaagtcctggaggctggagcgGGGCGCGGGGCCAGGGGGTGGTCAGGGACCAACAGGAAGGGACAAAGGGAAAAGTGAGATTGAACAAATCCAAACCCGGGAGAGGAGCGAGAGGAGAGGGGGTGGAGtaggaaggggggggggacattCTTCTCTGCGCTTCCCAAATTaagttcaaaataaaaggaaaacgtGTGGTTTGAGTAGCTCTTAAAGGGGGTAAGGGTGAAAGAAGGAGGGCCGTCTTTTTATACCAAATTCAAAAaggcattttacattttaaatattcacaataAAGTAACTTCTAGTCAGTGTGACTCACGATTTATTTACAAAGAGCCTTCAACAGGTTGCTTTAGTCGGCACAGCACTTTGTGGGGGGCCCATCTGGGGCGGCCGCCCGCCCGCATGGCTCTGCGGTCCCCGCGCCGGGTGTGGAGCCTCGAAGAACACCTCTGGacgcccccgccccggccgcccGCGGGGCCTCGGGCGCGAGGGGGCGGTGCGGGCCCCGCGGCAGCTCCCGCCCGGGGGACGCGTCTAGGGGCCCGAGCGGGGCTGGGAGGGTGGCCCGAGGCGGGTTTCGGTTGCGTTCTCTATGCAGTGCATTTCGTGgacttctctgccttctcctccgCCCCCGagtgtctctctccccctgcccccctcaacttgtaggttaaaaaaatagatatgtacATCTCAGAAAATAGCAAAGGGCCCCGGCAGGGGGCCGGGTCCTCGGGGCCCCGAAGGGCGGGAAGGCGGGGCGCGCGCGGTTCCCGGGGCGGAGGCCCGAAGCCGGGCAGGCGCCGGGGGCAGCGAGCGCTCAGGACGAGCTCTCGGTCTCGGACGCGTGCAGCAggaggccgccgccgccgccgctgctggaCTTGTGCTTCTTCAGCAGCTGCGTGATCTTCTCGTCGTCCGAGTTGGGGTCCAGAGGCTTGTTGTAGTCGTCGTCCTCCTCCTCGTTCTCCGAGGCCCCCTTGAGCCGCTCGGTCTCCGAATCCTGCTTCTTCTTGGCCGTGGCCATCTCGGCCGCGTGCTTCTTCCTCCACTTGGTCCGGCGGTTCTGGAACCAGACCTGAGGGCCAAGAAAGGGGAGGCGAGGGGAGACAGTGGGGGAAGGAATTGAAGGCCAGCCGCTCCGGGCACACGCTGCTTTGCCCACTTGCCCCTGGTCGTTCCTGCGGGCGGGCCCTTGACAGCCCGCCACCCTCCCTCAGAGACCTCCCTTGTTTGGGCCGCCAAAGTCCGTCTccaccgccccagctccctccggGTGTCAGGCACCGACCGACGGCCTGCCGTTGCCATAGCGATAGGAACACAAGAGTATTGAAGTTGTCAGTGAGCGATCTCTCAGAAGAGAAAAAACTTGGACACTGAAAATAAGTTCCCCTAAAAATGAGTCCGCTTTCCTCTCTCCAGTCGGAACGCGAGAACTTCTCACCTTCCTAAATTTGACTTATCATGACtgattttatttgctatttactTTCTGAGATTAAGACTTTCAAACAGCCTGAAGTGTACTTGCTGTTTGGTGTGATTTCCGGGAGAAAGCACAGCATTCGCCCCCATTACCTCTGCTCTCCTTTTCACGTTTGGATATTTGTCTCTTTCACGTATCTCAAGGCTGAATCCACACAAACACGGTAGGTAAACGCGCCCCTCCCCATTTACACTTGTAATGTAccatgtaaagttaaaaaaaaaaaaaagatttgctaaGACCGGAAATCTCTAATCACTAATAATAATCAATATGAATGCATGAAAATATTGAATAGGTTAGCCAAAATCATCAcagaagtttgtgtgtgtgtgtctctctctgacttaaatgtttttcataaaaccAAATCAAGCTAGAATTTtcattagttattttttaaaagtgaaattttgcTAATTACATTACTTCCCACTGTTAGCATGCCTAgtctttcaaatattattttaatttgttcctctCCAAGACATGTATtgtatataacaaatattttaagcctATTCACAATGTTTGAGATCATGTTTGATATACATATTTTAACCTAAAGCATCAGCCATAAGCAACCAATTTCCCAAACATTATCCTCTCTTTATGCATCTCATCCATTTTCTCATCCGTTATGTATTTTATCTAGAGAATCAGAATTGTGAAGAAAgcgatttttattttccttatacaGCTATAATAATTCACTTCCAGCCACATAGACATATTTACGGTGACAAATGAAGACTTCCAGATTACTGTGGTAGGCTCTGTACCAACCactgcaaaaataattttaactgtgATGGTATTCTAATGGTCACATACAAAATCATTCCTGAAATGCGTTTTATGATGCTTGCCCCCCGGGGGAAATACACTCTAACCAGCAGACGTGGCTAACAGTTATTCCTACTTAATTTAAGAAGCAACAATATTACTAATGAAAACAGAcactctctcccccccaaaaagtCCCAACTATAATAAactgaagaagagaaacaaaagggaatACAGGAAATATAGGAAACCATTAGATTTCATTTACCTTGATGGCtcaatccttttatttttcagggaaagATTTCTCAGATTTGATTCCCTGGAAATATACTGTATAACTCAATTATAAGatgtgacattttaattataaaatgtcacAGACTGTAACATATCTCACAAGTGTTGATAAACTTAGAATTCTttcataatacaataataatgtcAATTCATTTGGAAAATTGCTATTCCAAAGTTATGGCCTTCAACTAAACTAAAAGTAGATTCATCCTTGCAAAGTGGTTGGATCCTGTGGATATTGTTTTAACCTGCTAGTTAATATAGTAGCTCTATCAGGTTGATTTACATCAGGAAATCATATAACTCGCGGAGCCTGAATTGACAAACAAAAGCTTGAATATCCTTACAAATAGAATAAATAGGAGCTATCTAACTGGCCTGATCTATTCTCAGGGCTGATATTTCGGTAATGCTTTTATTCTCTAATAATGGCGAGTTCCCCCAGCACATGCTGCTATCTAGATTAACCTAATTTCAAAGGCGGGGGCTTGATTCCTTTTGTTCATCAACAGTTTGCCCGCCTGgagaccccagggcctttgtaagccccactcccacccctttcGCTGATTTCATCTTCCCCCCTGGCTCCTCAGATCCGCACCCCCGGGCGGCTGTTTGTTAGAGGGtttgcgtgtgtgcgtgtgtatgtgcgtgtgtgtgtgtgtgcgcgcgcgcgcgcgctggGGATTGGGAGGACATCCCTCGACGTTTGCAAGGTCCACTCACCTTGACCTGACTCTCCGTCATCCCCAGCGAATAGGCCAAGCGAGCCCTCTCGGGCCCCGCCAAGTATTTCGTTTGTTCGAAAGTCTTCTCCAAAGCGAAGATCTGCTGGCCCGAAAACGTGGGTCTCGTGTGTTTTCTCTTCCCGTCTTTGTCCAACAAAATGGATCCTTGATCTGCAAGAACAGATAaacaagggaaggggaaaaacgaTCGGTTACAAGCGGCTCCACTGAAAATAAACGAAAtcaaaaaacaatgttttttggAAAGCTTATTCTTCGGCAGACATCAGAAGTATCTGGCGCTTCCAGCCCCACCGCGcgtctctctttgcctttttacGCCCACCTGTTTTTAAAAGCCGGGTGTGTTTGGAACAGCAGTAAATAACCTTCTACCGAACACAGACGTCAAACAGAAAGGGAGCGCATTGCTGAAGTTTGCCGGAGTCGAATCGCCAGGACCGAGTAAATTGAGATGCGGGGGAAAAAAGCCCTTCTCGCCTCCCAGTCCAGTCGGTGCTCGCTTGGCCCCGGGGACTTTGCATGAGGAtggctagttttgttttgtttttccttgaacGCTTTCCTAACCTGTGTGGGCACAACAAAGGGCGCCTTGTTTTTTGCACACAAGAGAGCTAAATCGCCCCCAAGTCTAACTAACGCCGCTGCGgccgaggggggagggggtgccgcCTTTGTTGGCGGTCCCTACTTGGCCATCAAAACGAATACAATAAAGTCTCCCCGACACCCTCACCCTCCCAGGCCGCCCTCAGTCCCGAGGCTTCCCAAGGGAGACTCCACTTGGCTCCCGCAACTTATCTTAGTTACTGCCGCTCAGCCACACCAAAAGAGGTCTGGAGACTTAATGGAAACTTGGAGCACTTGGTCAAAAGCAAAGAACAGAGCAAGAAAAAGACCTGGGCAGGGCCTCGAACTTCACCTGGAAGACTAGGAGCCTCCGCGGCGGTGGCCAACTGCCCAGATGATTAGACTGCGGGACGCCTCGGTTTCAAACAAGGTCTTGGTGGCATGTGCATATTCCCCAGTCCTTCTCCCGCCACTTCGTTCTTCCTCTGGTTCATTTTCGTGTTAGGATGTTGAGGGCCACGATGCCTCTCAATATGTTCAGGCTCAAGGCGTCCCAGCCCTtcgccaccctcccccccccccccacacacacaccgggGGGCCGAGGcaggtgagaaagctgaggcccagaggagaggAATGGCCCGCATTGACGGCGCTTGCTCCTGCGCCTGCCGCTGGCCTGTCTTCAATGGGCTCACCCGGCCCGAGTGTactggaaagggggagggggggtgggctccTCTAAGGCAAAGAGGTTAGGTGGGGACACCCTGGGCCGAGACGCACAGCAAATACATGCGCTCTGCTCAGGGCTGTGGAGGGCTTGCCGCTGTCGTTCCCCACAGATTCTCAGAGAAGCCAGTTAGGCTGGCGGAAGGTGGAGTGGGGCCCTGGCCGATAGGCGGGAGCTGAGAAAGCAGGGGTGTAAGCGGGGGCGCAGTGGCCTCTCTTGCCCTTCCCACCTCTTAAACCCAGGCCGGGCCTGAGTTTCCCCTCAGGCTGTTCCAGAGTAGCCGGGAACTCGGAGGACACACACGCCCAGTACCGCGTTGTTTTCAACACGGACGCACGCACACCCGCTCCGCGAGGCTTGCTGGACACTTGGAGAGAGGGGGGCGCTTGGACGCAACCACGCGAGCTCAGGAAAGCCAGAATCCCTCAACGAATGCCCTGACCCAGCCTAAATCGTGCGATTCTGGGCTGCCAAACTACTAGGGAGCCAAGAGAGTGCACCGATCCCCATGCACACCAGGGGCCAGGACCCAAGAGCGGGCAGAACACGCACAGCTGGACTCAAGGGATCGTACTCACGAGGGGTGCAGGCCAGGCGCGCGTCCCTCCAGGGTGGGCTCTGCATAACTCCTGGCCAGAAGATGGGCGTCCGGCCGGGCAGCTCGGCCAGCGGCTTGGGGTACCGACCTACGGCGGCCACGGCCGCAGCGCTGGGGCTGAAGTAGAGCCcgggcggtggcggcggcggacTCAGGCTGCTGAAGCGGGGCAGGCCGGCCAGCAGCCCCGCTGGGGATGAGGCAGCGGCTGCTGCAGCCGCGGCAGCCGCGGCAGCCGCCGAAGCGGAAGAAGCGGAGGTGgacgaggaagaggaggaggaggaccccGAGGGCGAGGCGGAGGGCAGGGCGGCCCCCGAGGCCACCGGCATAGAGGGCCGGCTCAGGATGTCGTTGATGCCGTGTGGGGTGGCGGCTGAGAGCTGCTGTGGGGGGCTGCCCAGGGACGAGAGCCCCCCCGCGGTCGGGGGCTTCAGGCTGCCTGGGTTGTGAGCGCCCAAAGGCGGGGAGGGCGACGACGAAGAAgacgaggaggacgaggaggagggggGGCCGGCGGGCAGCGGGGGGTACGCCGCGGGGTACAGCGGGGTCTTCATTTCGGCCATGCTGTGCAGGGCAGCCAGGGGCGGGCTGCTGAGCAGGAACGCGCTCTGCCGGGTGCCCTCCATCG is a window encoding:
- the NKX6-1 gene encoding homeobox protein Nkx-6.1 isoform X2 — protein: MEGTRQSAFLLSSPPLAALHSMAEMKTPLYPAALKPPTAGGLSSLGSPPQQLSAATPHGINDILSRPAASSPAGLLAGLPRFSSLSPPPPPPGLYFSPSAAAVAAVGRYPKPLAELPGRTPIFWPGVMQSPPWRDARLACTPHQGSILLDKDGKRKHTRPTFSGQQIFALEKTFEQTKYLAGPERARLAYSLGMTESQVKVWFQNRRTKWRKKHAAEMATAKKKQDSETERLKGASENEEEDDDYNKPLDPNSDDEKITQLLKKHKSSSGGGGGLLLHASETESSS
- the NKX6-1 gene encoding homeobox protein Nkx-6.1 isoform X1: MLAVGAMEGTRQSAFLLSSPPLAALHSMAEMKTPLYPAAYPPLPAGPPSSSSSSSSSSSPSPPLGAHNPGSLKPPTAGGLSSLGSPPQQLSAATPHGINDILSRPSMPVASGAALPSASPSGSSSSSSSSTSASSASAAAAAAAAAAAAASSPAGLLAGLPRFSSLSPPPPPPGLYFSPSAAAVAAVGRYPKPLAELPGRTPIFWPGVMQSPPWRDARLACTPHQGSILLDKDGKRKHTRPTFSGQQIFALEKTFEQTKYLAGPERARLAYSLGMTESQVKVWFQNRRTKWRKKHAAEMATAKKKQDSETERLKGASENEEEDDDYNKPLDPNSDDEKITQLLKKHKSSSGGGGGLLLHASETESSS